The Planctellipticum variicoloris DNA window CGACCATGCGCTGCCGCTGATGCAGAATGAATCGACCGTCCGGCGGCCGCACTTTCTGGGGGGGAGACGCGGTTCGCTCGCAACGGCGAACGACGAACTGCAGGACGCCTCTTGAACTGCGGGAGTGAGGCTGAAATGTGCGGCGTCGAACTGACCGCCGATCGCGACGGCGTACTGCTGCCGGTGCATGCACAGCCCGGAGCGAGGCGCAACGGGATCGTCGGCGTACACGCCGGCCGGCTGAAAGTCGCCGTGACGCAGGCGCCGGAAAAGGGAAAGGCCAACGACGCAATCATCGCAGTGCTCGCGGACGACCTCGCACTGAAACGGAGCCAGATCTCCCTGGCCTCGGGGCCCACGAACAGCCGCAAGGTCTTTCGCGTCCGCGATCTGACCGTCGACGAGCTGGCGGAGCGAATTGCGAGTTGCCTGGGATAGCTGGCATCCCATTGGCCTCAATGGCTCCCGCTCCGTGACGTCGACACAAAATCGAAGTCGTCGAATCCTGAGATTCGCCGCCCGGCCGGCAGCCGCTCCTTGAAACGGACGAACGGGAGCCGGACAATGCAGGGGTGTTCTACAGCCCCCCGGGCCGGGAGTCGAGTCATGCGACCAGTTGGCGCCTTCGGGATCTTTTGTCTGGTGCTGTCGAGTCTGCCGGACGTCGCACTGGCACAGCGTTCGACCCGACCACATCCCTACGGCGGCGGCGAGAGCGCCTATCGCTACCAGCGAAACTATGGCAGCCCGAACTACGGCGGCTACGGCCCGGCCAGCCCCGCTCAGTCGTTCGTTATCGGTGGGGCCTACCCGGTCTACGGTCCGGGACTCTATGCCCCTTACGCGCCGTACGGTTCCTACTATGGTTCCAGTTTCGGCTTGAGCGGCGGTTACTGGTTCGGGGCCGGGCCGAGCAACTTCTGGTACGGCCCCGCCGGTCCAGTCGCGTTCGGCGTGCCGGGCTACGGGGCGAACTCATACACCTACATTGCCGGCGGTTATCCCGGCAGCCTCTACGTGCCGACGACAGTCGATCCGGGACTGGCGGGGCTTCCAGCCGCAGAGAACCCGCTGCTGGCGGATGCCTGGCGAGAGAATCTGCAGCGCTGGCAGCAGCCGTTG harbors:
- a CDS encoding DUF167 domain-containing protein, whose protein sequence is MCGVELTADRDGVLLPVHAQPGARRNGIVGVHAGRLKVAVTQAPEKGKANDAIIAVLADDLALKRSQISLASGPTNSRKVFRVRDLTVDELAERIASCLG